In Paenarthrobacter sp. GOM3, a single window of DNA contains:
- a CDS encoding fumarylacetoacetate hydrolase family protein, translating into MLARTRKVIAVHINYPSRAAQRGRTPQQPSYFLKPSSSLALGTAGAPGTVERPAGCELLGYEGEIALVIGKSARRVGLQDAWSHVEWVTASNDLGVYDLRYADKGSNVRSKGGDGFTPVGPALIPADAVDPAALRIRTWHNNRLVQDDTTEDLLFPFAQLVADLSQLLTLEEGDIILTGTPAGASVAQPGDVVEIEVTGGDFSSGRLVTKVTEGTTPFADFGALPKTDDTQREEAYGSREAAGLAPAEADADTGNVLSPELKAKLESVATATLSSQLRKRGLNNVSIDGLQATRPDRKVVGLARTLRYVPNREDLFKTHGGGFNAQKRAIDSVNEGEILVMEARGEKGTGTVGDILALRAQVRGAAAIITDGGVRDYSAVADLEMPTYFANPHPAVLGRRHIPWDTDITIACGGATVQPGDIIVADSDGILVIPPAIAEELVDDCIQQEKEETFIFQMVQEGNSVDGLYPMNKEWQARYAKWVTAEWSAKQSPEGASGD; encoded by the coding sequence ATGCTGGCGCGGACGCGCAAAGTCATTGCCGTCCACATCAACTACCCCAGCCGCGCAGCCCAGCGAGGACGCACTCCGCAGCAGCCCTCCTACTTCCTGAAGCCCTCATCGTCCTTGGCGCTTGGCACAGCCGGCGCCCCCGGCACTGTCGAGCGGCCGGCGGGTTGCGAGCTGCTCGGTTACGAGGGCGAAATCGCCCTGGTCATCGGCAAGTCCGCCCGCCGGGTAGGGCTGCAGGACGCTTGGAGCCACGTCGAGTGGGTTACCGCGTCCAACGACCTCGGTGTCTACGACCTCCGCTACGCGGACAAGGGCTCCAACGTCCGGTCCAAGGGCGGCGACGGCTTCACTCCCGTCGGTCCCGCGCTGATTCCGGCCGACGCCGTTGACCCCGCTGCACTGCGGATCCGGACCTGGCACAACAACCGCCTCGTCCAGGACGACACCACCGAGGACCTGCTCTTCCCGTTTGCGCAGCTCGTCGCGGACCTCTCCCAGCTGCTCACCCTCGAAGAAGGCGACATCATCCTCACCGGCACCCCCGCCGGCGCGTCGGTCGCCCAGCCGGGAGACGTCGTCGAGATTGAAGTCACCGGCGGTGACTTCAGCAGCGGACGCCTGGTTACCAAGGTGACGGAAGGCACGACGCCGTTCGCGGACTTTGGTGCCCTGCCCAAGACCGATGACACCCAGCGCGAAGAGGCGTATGGCTCGCGGGAAGCTGCGGGACTGGCCCCCGCCGAGGCTGATGCCGACACCGGGAATGTCCTGTCGCCGGAGTTGAAGGCCAAACTCGAGTCCGTCGCGACAGCCACTTTGTCCTCGCAGCTGCGCAAACGCGGCCTGAATAACGTGAGTATCGACGGCCTGCAGGCCACGCGCCCGGACCGCAAAGTCGTGGGCCTCGCGCGAACCCTGCGCTACGTGCCCAACCGGGAGGATCTCTTCAAGACCCACGGCGGCGGATTCAACGCCCAGAAACGCGCCATCGATTCCGTCAACGAAGGCGAAATCCTGGTCATGGAAGCCCGGGGAGAGAAGGGGACTGGCACTGTTGGGGACATCCTCGCACTGCGGGCCCAGGTCCGCGGTGCTGCGGCGATCATTACCGACGGCGGCGTCCGCGACTACTCCGCTGTGGCCGATCTGGAGATGCCCACCTACTTCGCTAACCCGCACCCTGCAGTGCTGGGCCGCCGCCACATTCCCTGGGATACGGACATCACCATCGCCTGTGGCGGCGCAACTGTCCAGCCCGGCGACATCATCGTGGCCGACTCCGACGGGATCCTGGTCATCCCGCCGGCCATCGCGGAGGAGCTCGTGGACGACTGCATCCAGCAGGAAAAGGAAGAGACGTTCATTTTCCAGATGGTCCAGGAAGGCAACAGCGTTGATGGGCTCTACCCCATGAACAAGGAATGGCAGGCGCGGTACGCGAAGTGGGTCACAGCCGAGTGGTCCGCGAAGCAAAGCCCGGAAGGAGCATCCGGTGACTGA
- a CDS encoding DUF2273 domain-containing protein: MSPTITGLAIGAVLAVVSLAFGFWGLLVTALFMAIGAVLGRSAEGKLDLRVVLDALRGKRSST, encoded by the coding sequence ATGAGCCCCACCATCACCGGTTTGGCCATAGGCGCGGTCCTGGCTGTTGTTTCGCTGGCTTTCGGGTTCTGGGGCCTGCTGGTGACAGCCCTGTTCATGGCGATAGGGGCGGTGCTGGGCCGCTCCGCCGAGGGAAAGCTTGACCTCCGCGTGGTGCTGGATGCCTTGCGGGGCAAGCGCTCCTCCACATGA
- a CDS encoding SDR family oxidoreductase has protein sequence MTHDDSQPTDRPQAEGHRLTSAPSDPRSGYHSGEFPAQEQKQPGLTRPLDPQPDHGEKSYVGHGRLQGRTALITGGDSGIGAAVAIAYAREGANVAISYLPEEEEDAQSTAEWIRECGSKVLLLPGDARDEGFAADIVERTVQEFGGLSIVVANAAYQKNREGLETIPTEEFDRVFKTNLYSLIWTVQAAIPHLRPGASVIVTASIQAFNPSAQLIDYAMTKAAQVAFTKAMAEELGPKGIRVNAVAPGPIWTPLIPATEWPDKLPTFGQDTPLGRAGQPAELAPAYVLLASDEGSYISGAVLPVTGGKGL, from the coding sequence ATGACTCATGACGACTCGCAACCAACTGACAGGCCGCAAGCGGAGGGGCATCGGCTCACTTCTGCGCCGTCGGACCCGCGCAGCGGATACCACTCCGGGGAATTTCCCGCACAGGAGCAGAAGCAGCCGGGACTCACCAGGCCGTTGGACCCACAGCCGGACCATGGCGAAAAGAGCTACGTAGGGCACGGCCGCCTGCAGGGCAGGACAGCGCTCATCACCGGAGGAGATTCCGGAATCGGAGCTGCCGTGGCCATTGCCTATGCCCGTGAAGGGGCCAACGTGGCCATCAGCTACTTGCCTGAAGAGGAAGAGGACGCGCAATCCACTGCCGAATGGATCCGCGAGTGCGGCTCTAAAGTGCTCCTTCTGCCTGGTGATGCCAGGGATGAAGGGTTTGCCGCCGACATTGTTGAGCGGACCGTCCAGGAGTTCGGTGGATTGAGCATCGTGGTGGCCAACGCGGCCTACCAGAAGAATCGCGAGGGTCTGGAGACCATCCCCACAGAGGAGTTCGACCGAGTCTTCAAGACAAATCTCTACTCGCTCATCTGGACAGTCCAGGCAGCCATTCCGCACCTTCGTCCGGGAGCCTCAGTCATCGTGACCGCTTCCATCCAGGCATTCAACCCATCGGCCCAGCTGATCGACTACGCAATGACCAAGGCTGCCCAAGTGGCCTTCACCAAAGCCATGGCCGAGGAACTTGGGCCCAAGGGCATCCGGGTCAACGCCGTGGCGCCAGGCCCCATCTGGACTCCATTGATTCCAGCCACCGAATGGCCGGACAAACTTCCCACTTTCGGGCAGGACACGCCGCTGGGCCGTGCAGGTCAGCCGGCCGAACTGGCGCCCGCCTACGTCCTGCTTGCATCGGACGAGGGGTCCTATATTTCCGGGGCCGTGCTGCCGGTCACTGGCGGAAAGGGGCTCTGA
- a CDS encoding GlsB/YeaQ/YmgE family stress response membrane protein has protein sequence MGFFGFLLLGLLAGAIAKLILPGRQGGGWLVTLLLGVVGALLGGWIGGLIFHTGLQEFFSLTTWLLAIGGSIIVLLIWGLVTNRRTHHG, from the coding sequence ATGGGTTTCTTTGGTTTTCTATTGCTCGGTCTTTTGGCCGGCGCTATCGCTAAGCTTATTCTTCCCGGCCGCCAAGGTGGCGGCTGGCTGGTAACCCTCCTGCTGGGCGTCGTGGGCGCTCTGCTGGGTGGTTGGATCGGCGGCCTCATCTTCCACACGGGCCTGCAGGAATTCTTCTCCCTGACCACATGGCTGCTGGCCATTGGCGGATCCATCATCGTCCTGCTGATTTGGGGCCTCGTCACCAACCGCAGGACCCACCATGGCTAA
- a CDS encoding Asp23/Gls24 family envelope stress response protein, with the protein MNTPRDTLDCGHSLAELSAYLDTGQIADPAHLDSCPECQAGLASLRNLSALGSDLLRSDVADAGSGNDDWMQSILDNLQLELRPGRSIPLQSDHPDDTLWETEGSISALIRSVVDGLPGTAAGKCRLHGDVTTPGAGISVEVEIAVVYGHSMEERAGQLRQELAHTLATHTELAIEAINITVTDVLEAPATPSTMEDQP; encoded by the coding sequence ATGAACACACCCCGCGACACCCTCGACTGCGGGCATAGCCTGGCGGAATTGAGTGCCTACCTGGATACGGGGCAGATTGCCGACCCTGCCCACCTGGACTCATGCCCCGAATGCCAGGCAGGCCTGGCATCCCTGCGCAACCTCTCGGCATTGGGCAGCGACCTCCTCAGGTCGGACGTGGCCGATGCAGGTTCCGGCAATGACGACTGGATGCAGTCAATACTGGACAACCTTCAGCTGGAATTGAGGCCGGGGCGTAGCATCCCCCTGCAGTCTGACCATCCGGATGACACCCTGTGGGAGACCGAGGGATCCATCTCGGCACTCATCCGTTCCGTGGTTGACGGCCTGCCAGGCACAGCTGCCGGCAAGTGCCGACTGCATGGCGACGTCACCACTCCTGGCGCCGGGATCAGCGTGGAGGTAGAGATAGCGGTTGTCTACGGACACTCCATGGAGGAGCGCGCCGGTCAGTTGCGACAGGAACTTGCCCATACCTTGGCCACCCACACAGAACTCGCCATCGAAGCCATCAACATCACCGTTACGGATGTACTGGAAGCGCCGGCAACCCCATCCACCATGGAGGACCAGCCATGA
- a CDS encoding GntR family transcriptional regulator — MTETAVGSKSQQAYDAVKARIVEGIYTPGYRLVLAKIAEDLGFSVVPVREAIRRLEAEGLVKFERNVGATVSGIDPTEYLYTMQTLSIVEGAATALSAPLIDSVAIARARAVNEEMRECLEHFDPVRFTTLNQDFHSILFEHCPNPHILDLVHRGWNRLASLRSSTFRFVPGRAQESVREHEALLQLIESAADADTIEKAARQHRAATLEAYLSTTT; from the coding sequence GTGACTGAAACCGCCGTCGGAAGTAAGTCCCAGCAGGCCTATGACGCCGTCAAAGCCAGGATCGTTGAGGGCATCTACACCCCGGGTTACCGGCTGGTGCTCGCGAAGATCGCCGAGGACCTGGGCTTCAGCGTCGTTCCGGTGCGCGAAGCGATTCGCCGCCTGGAGGCCGAAGGGCTGGTGAAGTTCGAACGGAACGTCGGCGCGACGGTGTCCGGGATCGACCCCACCGAGTACCTGTACACGATGCAAACCCTGAGCATCGTGGAAGGTGCTGCCACAGCGTTGTCGGCGCCGCTGATTGATTCCGTCGCGATCGCCCGGGCGCGTGCCGTGAACGAGGAGATGCGCGAGTGCCTGGAGCACTTCGACCCTGTCCGCTTCACTACGCTGAACCAGGATTTCCACAGCATCCTGTTCGAACACTGCCCCAACCCGCACATCCTTGACCTCGTCCACCGGGGCTGGAACCGGCTGGCGTCCCTTCGCTCGTCCACGTTCCGCTTCGTCCCCGGCCGCGCCCAGGAATCCGTGCGCGAACATGAGGCGCTGCTGCAGCTCATCGAGTCCGCAGCCGACGCTGACACGATCGAAAAAGCAGCCCGCCAACACCGCGCCGCCACCCTTGAGGCGTACCTCTCCACCACCACTTAA
- a CDS encoding substrate-binding domain-containing protein: MLSEDRQQLILKELALHGSLNAGEFAAKIGTSGMTIRRDLAVLAERGLLERVHGGAISGGAKSGPGTSRSTTWRPGGRRPLATIGMIVPSASYYFPGVIRGAEAAAQEVGVRLVLGVSNYSGPEERRQLKRLYEHGVDGILVTPSGQSLAGTETLGLLAEAEVPVVVVERSIDDALDHGRLESVRSDHVRGSEIAVNHLLGLGHHRIAICLREDSPTAPQLIDGFHLALQRAGHSRDDSLVRTMPRAQNDPQAHRVMVDGILSWCASSQVTAAIVHTDEDALQFASACQERGTRVPEDFAIIAYDDEIAALGAVPLTAVAPPKYDVGHQALVMCLNRIGAARGGTSALQRVNLSPTLVVRDSTQL, translated from the coding sequence ATGCTGTCCGAGGATCGTCAACAGCTCATCCTGAAGGAACTCGCCCTCCACGGGTCCCTCAATGCCGGGGAATTCGCCGCCAAGATCGGTACTTCCGGGATGACCATCAGGCGGGACCTGGCGGTCCTTGCCGAGCGCGGCCTGCTGGAACGGGTCCACGGGGGTGCGATCTCCGGCGGAGCAAAATCAGGCCCCGGCACCTCGAGGTCCACCACTTGGCGTCCCGGCGGCAGGCGGCCGCTCGCGACGATAGGCATGATTGTGCCGTCCGCGTCGTACTACTTCCCGGGCGTGATCCGGGGCGCGGAAGCGGCCGCACAGGAAGTGGGGGTCCGGCTGGTACTGGGAGTATCAAACTACTCGGGGCCGGAAGAACGGCGGCAGCTGAAGCGGCTCTACGAGCACGGCGTGGACGGAATCCTTGTCACGCCAAGCGGGCAGTCGCTCGCGGGCACGGAAACGCTGGGGCTGCTCGCGGAAGCAGAGGTTCCCGTGGTGGTGGTGGAGCGGTCCATCGACGATGCCCTTGACCACGGCCGCCTCGAATCGGTCCGCAGCGACCACGTCCGCGGCTCGGAAATCGCCGTGAACCACCTTCTGGGACTGGGCCACCACCGCATCGCCATCTGCCTGCGCGAGGACAGCCCCACGGCTCCGCAGCTGATCGATGGTTTCCACTTGGCCCTGCAGCGTGCGGGCCATTCCCGTGACGATTCCCTGGTGCGCACCATGCCGCGCGCGCAAAACGATCCACAGGCGCACCGGGTCATGGTGGACGGAATCCTGTCCTGGTGTGCAAGTTCGCAGGTCACAGCGGCAATCGTCCACACTGACGAGGACGCGCTCCAGTTCGCCAGCGCCTGCCAGGAAAGGGGAACCCGGGTGCCGGAGGACTTTGCGATCATCGCGTACGACGACGAGATTGCGGCTTTGGGGGCAGTACCGCTGACTGCCGTGGCACCGCCCAAATACGACGTCGGCCACCAGGCCTTGGTGATGTGCTTGAACCGTATCGGAGCCGCACGGGGAGGCACCTCCGCGCTGCAGCGGGTCAATCTTTCGCCGACCCTCGTTGTCCGGGACTCGACACAGCTGTAG
- the hpaE gene encoding 5-carboxymethyl-2-hydroxymuconate semialdehyde dehydrogenase produces MTTSVETNKHYIPENLPTHIQHFINGEFVDSLSGKTFDVLDPVSNGNYATAAAGQKEDIDLAVAAAREAFVNGPWPKMKPRERARVLNKIADAVEAQEARLAELETFDTGLPITQAKGQALRAAENFRFFADLIVAQFDDAMKVPGSQINYVNRKPIGVAGLITPWNTPFMLESWKLAPALATGNTVVLKPAEFTPLSASLWATIFKDAGLPDGVFNLVNGLGEEAGDALVKHPDVPLISFTGETTTGQTIFRNAAANLKGLSMELGGKSPCVVFADADLDAAIDSALFGVFSLNGERCTAGSRILVERAIYDEFCEKYAARAKNIVVGDPHDPKTQVGALVHPEHYEKVASYVEIGKSEGRLLAGGGRPDHLPEGNYIAPTVFADVAPDARIFQEEIFGPVVAITPFENDDEALALANNTKYGLAAYIWTQNLTRAHNFSQNVEAGMVWLNSHNVRDLRTPFGGVKASGLGHEGGYRSIDFYTDQQAVHITLGSVHTPKFGA; encoded by the coding sequence ATGACGACCTCAGTAGAAACCAACAAGCACTACATCCCCGAGAACCTGCCCACGCACATCCAGCACTTCATCAACGGCGAATTCGTTGACTCCCTCTCCGGGAAGACCTTCGACGTTCTGGACCCGGTATCCAACGGCAACTACGCCACGGCCGCGGCTGGCCAGAAGGAAGACATCGACCTCGCCGTCGCCGCCGCCCGCGAAGCGTTCGTGAACGGTCCGTGGCCGAAGATGAAGCCGCGCGAACGTGCCCGCGTGCTGAACAAGATCGCCGACGCAGTGGAGGCGCAGGAAGCCCGGCTTGCGGAGCTGGAGACCTTCGATACCGGCCTGCCGATCACCCAGGCCAAGGGGCAGGCACTGCGCGCTGCCGAGAACTTCCGCTTCTTCGCCGACCTGATCGTGGCCCAGTTCGACGACGCCATGAAGGTCCCGGGTTCCCAGATCAACTACGTGAACCGCAAGCCGATCGGCGTCGCTGGCCTGATCACCCCGTGGAACACCCCGTTCATGCTCGAGTCCTGGAAGCTCGCCCCGGCGTTGGCCACCGGCAACACCGTGGTGCTGAAGCCGGCCGAGTTTACGCCTTTGTCCGCGTCGCTCTGGGCGACAATTTTCAAGGACGCCGGCCTGCCCGATGGCGTGTTTAACCTGGTCAACGGCCTGGGCGAAGAGGCCGGCGACGCGCTGGTCAAGCACCCGGATGTTCCGCTGATTTCCTTCACCGGCGAGACCACCACAGGCCAGACCATCTTCCGGAACGCCGCAGCCAACCTGAAGGGCCTGTCCATGGAGCTCGGCGGCAAGTCCCCGTGCGTCGTGTTCGCTGACGCGGACCTGGACGCGGCCATTGATTCGGCCCTGTTCGGGGTGTTCTCCCTCAACGGCGAACGCTGCACCGCCGGCTCACGCATCCTGGTTGAACGCGCCATCTACGACGAATTCTGCGAAAAGTACGCCGCCCGCGCCAAGAACATCGTGGTGGGCGATCCGCACGATCCCAAGACGCAGGTGGGCGCATTGGTCCACCCTGAGCACTACGAAAAAGTGGCATCGTACGTGGAGATCGGCAAGTCCGAAGGCCGCCTGCTGGCTGGCGGCGGCCGACCCGACCACCTCCCCGAAGGCAACTACATCGCACCCACGGTGTTTGCCGACGTCGCGCCTGACGCGCGGATCTTCCAGGAGGAAATCTTCGGGCCCGTTGTGGCCATCACACCGTTCGAGAACGACGACGAAGCCCTGGCCTTGGCGAACAACACCAAGTACGGCCTGGCGGCCTACATCTGGACCCAGAACCTGACCCGAGCCCACAACTTCTCCCAGAACGTCGAGGCCGGCATGGTGTGGCTCAACAGCCACAACGTCCGCGACCTCCGCACCCCGTTCGGTGGCGTCAAGGCTTCCGGCCTGGGCCACGAGGGCGGCTACCGCTCCATCGACTTCTACACCGACCAGCAAGCCGTGCACATCACCCTCGGCTCAGTCCACACGCCCAAATTTGGCGCCTAG
- a CDS encoding alpha/beta fold hydrolase yields MDIILVPGFWLDASSWEKVTPPLVAAGHTVHALTLPGLESVDASRAGIGLQTHIDAVVTTVDALEGKVILVGHSGGGAIIHGVADALPDRVARAIYVDSGPLGEGGVINDELPDDGDEIPLPPWEAFEDEDLVDLTGELREAFRARAIPQPKGVAFDQQHLKDVRRYDVPATIIACEFPSSLLQEWMDAGHPFTAELARIRKVDYIDLPTGHWPQFTRPRELGDAILSSVEGTN; encoded by the coding sequence ATGGACATCATCCTGGTACCTGGCTTCTGGTTGGACGCGTCATCCTGGGAGAAAGTGACGCCGCCGCTGGTGGCAGCAGGGCACACGGTTCATGCGCTCACGCTGCCCGGGCTGGAGTCGGTTGACGCCAGCCGCGCGGGGATAGGCCTACAAACACATATCGACGCCGTCGTCACCACAGTCGACGCCCTCGAAGGCAAGGTCATCCTGGTAGGGCACTCAGGCGGCGGGGCAATCATTCATGGCGTCGCGGATGCCCTCCCGGACCGAGTGGCACGCGCCATCTACGTGGACAGCGGGCCGCTGGGTGAGGGCGGGGTCATCAATGACGAATTGCCGGACGACGGCGACGAAATCCCGCTGCCGCCATGGGAGGCCTTCGAAGACGAAGACCTCGTTGACCTCACCGGCGAGCTGCGCGAGGCCTTCCGTGCCCGCGCGATTCCCCAGCCCAAAGGTGTTGCTTTCGATCAGCAACACCTCAAGGACGTGCGCCGCTATGACGTCCCCGCCACGATCATCGCCTGCGAGTTCCCCTCTTCGCTCCTCCAGGAGTGGATGGACGCCGGGCACCCGTTCACGGCGGAGCTCGCAAGGATCCGGAAGGTGGACTACATCGACCTGCCCACGGGGCACTGGCCACAGTTCACCAGGCCCAGGGAGCTGGGCGATGCAATCCTGTCGTCCGTAGAAGGCACCAACTAG
- a CDS encoding Asp23/Gls24 family envelope stress response protein — protein sequence MTVQTHTPADVPAKNTTAATPAPVLDKGKDGRGATTVADGVVAKIAGIAIQEIPGVHALGGGAARAIGSLREKVGQKDLTQGVSVEVGQTQVAVDVTLVVEYPHPLQEVADNARDAVYTAIEDLVGMEVTEVNITITDIHVPSEDADADDAEREPRVA from the coding sequence ATGACCGTCCAGACGCACACCCCCGCAGACGTACCGGCCAAGAACACCACAGCCGCCACCCCGGCACCGGTGCTGGATAAGGGCAAGGATGGGCGCGGAGCCACCACAGTCGCCGACGGCGTCGTAGCCAAGATCGCCGGTATTGCCATCCAGGAAATCCCCGGCGTCCACGCCCTCGGCGGCGGCGCAGCCAGGGCCATCGGAAGCCTCCGCGAAAAGGTCGGCCAGAAGGACCTCACGCAAGGTGTCAGCGTTGAGGTTGGACAAACCCAAGTAGCAGTTGACGTCACCCTGGTAGTTGAGTATCCCCACCCGCTCCAGGAAGTGGCTGACAACGCCCGCGACGCCGTTTACACGGCAATCGAGGACCTGGTGGGCATGGAAGTAACCGAGGTAAACATCACGATTACAGACATCCACGTCCCGTCCGAGGATGCGGACGCCGATGATGCCGAGCGTGAGCCGAGGGTCGCATGA
- a CDS encoding DUF1206 domain-containing protein, whose amino-acid sequence MKKAADVAEDASNSRAFAIIARAGFAVSGLLHLLIGAIALQLAFGRTGEADVSGAVSSLASQPAGPFLLWACFAACAALALWQLGNAILGYRRKSDNKLTKRLSAAGQALVFAALAATIVSFVMGKGRNSRESTSDWTLTLLKAPFGVFLLVAVGAGIAITGIVFAIRGFRQTFTRDLSLSSTQSVRKFQTGVGVVGYIAKGIALFLVGLLVVIAALRAQPEQSTGLDGSLKALKEQPYGPYLLAAVAVGLIAYGLFLMVKSKTLRT is encoded by the coding sequence ATGAAGAAGGCAGCTGACGTGGCCGAGGATGCCTCAAACTCACGTGCCTTCGCAATCATTGCCAGGGCAGGCTTTGCCGTCAGTGGGCTGCTGCACTTGCTCATCGGCGCCATCGCCCTCCAACTGGCGTTCGGGCGTACCGGCGAAGCCGACGTCTCCGGGGCCGTGTCGTCGCTGGCCAGCCAACCCGCCGGACCTTTCCTGCTCTGGGCATGCTTCGCCGCCTGTGCAGCGTTGGCGCTCTGGCAGTTGGGAAACGCCATCCTGGGGTACCGCAGGAAGTCGGACAACAAGCTCACCAAGCGGCTCTCAGCAGCTGGCCAGGCCCTGGTATTCGCCGCGCTCGCCGCCACGATTGTTTCCTTCGTTATGGGCAAAGGCCGGAACAGCCGGGAATCCACCAGCGATTGGACCCTGACACTCCTGAAAGCTCCTTTCGGGGTTTTCCTGCTGGTTGCCGTTGGCGCGGGAATCGCTATCACAGGCATCGTTTTCGCCATCCGTGGCTTCCGGCAAACGTTCACCCGGGACCTGTCGCTGTCCTCCACCCAGTCCGTCCGCAAGTTCCAAACCGGTGTTGGCGTGGTTGGCTACATAGCAAAAGGCATAGCCCTATTCCTGGTGGGGCTCCTGGTGGTCATCGCCGCGCTGCGGGCCCAGCCCGAGCAATCCACGGGGCTGGACGGGAGCCTGAAGGCCCTCAAGGAACAGCCATACGGCCCATACCTTCTGGCCGCAGTGGCCGTTGGCCTCATCGCATATGGACTCTTCCTGATGGTGAAGTCCAAGACCTTGCGGACTTAG
- a CDS encoding RNA polymerase sigma factor: MTGSPTAQHQLDLVPDALLAGRAADGDTAAFEALARRHGPLMRATARRLTGSSADADDVVQETLVQAWKQLDNLRDPAAVRGWLLRIVGSRSIDYLRKRRNHADLDDAENLVDHHPRPRPEDPENNALSSSRVEALKAALAGLPEEQRRCWVLKEFNDQSYEEIALTLNISADSVRGRLARARVTLARRMEEWR, encoded by the coding sequence GTGACTGGTTCACCCACAGCCCAGCATCAACTGGACCTCGTGCCCGACGCCCTGCTGGCAGGCCGGGCCGCCGACGGCGACACCGCTGCCTTCGAAGCACTCGCCCGGAGGCACGGACCGTTGATGCGGGCCACCGCACGACGATTGACCGGCTCGTCGGCAGACGCCGACGACGTCGTCCAGGAAACACTGGTGCAGGCCTGGAAGCAATTGGACAACCTGCGCGACCCTGCAGCGGTCAGGGGCTGGTTGCTCAGGATCGTTGGCAGCCGGAGCATCGATTACCTGCGCAAACGCCGCAACCACGCGGACCTCGATGATGCGGAGAACCTAGTGGACCACCACCCGCGGCCGCGGCCCGAAGACCCCGAAAATAATGCCCTCAGCAGCTCACGGGTGGAGGCCCTGAAAGCCGCACTAGCGGGGCTTCCCGAGGAGCAGCGGCGGTGTTGGGTGCTCAAGGAATTCAATGACCAGAGCTACGAGGAGATCGCGCTGACGTTGAACATCAGCGCGGACAGCGTCCGGGGACGTCTGGCCCGGGCCCGGGTCACCCTCGCGCGCAGGATGGAGGAATGGCGATGA